DNA from Microbacterium foliorum:
TCTCTGTGAGCAGCGGACTCGCGATGCCGATCGAGCTGCCCCGCGACTGACTCGTCACCTCGGGGCGCAGCACGTCGAGAGACGAGATGAGGGAGGTGGTGTCGGTGGTGAGCGGCATCCGCAGGTCGGCCGAGGCGTCGAAGGTGATCAGGGCGAACCGTGCTCCCGGGTACTCGTCGACGATGCTCTGCACGTCGGCGCGCACTCCGTCGAGGCGCGGCTCGTCGCCGTTCCAGTCCTCGGCGACGATGCTCGCGGTGGTGTCGACGACCAGCACGACGTCGGTGTCGGTCGCGAGGGTCTGGGTGGCGCCGCCGGGGATGCCGGGGCGCAGGAACATGACGAAGCAGGCCAGCAGCAGCACGAGCCGCAGGACCCACAGCGCCTTGTCGCGGCCCTTCGCCTTCGCCAGCGCGATCACGGCGAGAGCCCCGACCGGCGCGCACAGCAGCACGAGGAGGAAGACGTTCAGCACGGGCTGGAAGATCACAGTCGCACCCTCCACAGCACCACGAGGAACGAGAGCATCGAGATCAGCAGCACCACGATCCACAGGTTCGGGGTATCGGTCCACACCACCTGCGCCTGTCCCTTCAGCTCCGTCGCCTCCTGCTCCTGCACCTGGGTGACGATGTCGCTGACGGTGGTCGTGTCGCGCAGGCCGTAGGCCGCGCCTCCCGTGACTTCGGCCGCCTTCGCCAGCTCGGCGCTCACGGCGTCGTCCTTGCCCGCGACGGGGTTGAGCGCGAACACGCGCACGCCGATCGAGTCGGCATACGCGGCCGCCTCGTCGAGGGTCACGATCGAGGCTCCGTTGATCTCGTTGTCGGTGGCGAAGATGATCGACCGGGAGCGCTCGTCGTCGGGGTGGTCGAACGCCATCGTGCAGGCCGCGAGCCCGTCGCCGATCAGCGAGGCGCCGTTGCCGTTCAGCGTGCCGACCCAGTGCTCCGGGACCTGATCGGTGTAGTCGAAGCTCTCCCGGATGCTCTGCAGATGACCGCGGATGAAGTCGTAGTCGTCCGTGAGCGGGAAGATCTGCACGGGCGAGCTGTTGAAGATGGTCAGTCCGATGCGCTCCCCCTCGAAGTCGTCGAGCAGATCCTCGAACACCGACAGCACCTCGACATCGACCTCGCTCATCGATCCCGAGACGTCGAGGCAGAGCATGATGTCGCGGCTCGTGTTGACCGGCTGGATGGTCTGCGACGACATCGGCCGCGCCGCGATGACTCCCGCCGACAGTGCGGCGACCACTCCGAGCAGCAGGACGGCCGAGAGGGCGAGCACGCGACGGTTCAACGCCTGGCGGAAGGTGGGCAGCGCCCGCAGACGCTCGGCGCGGGCGACGCGGGCGCGCTCGTGCTCCTCGGTCCTGGCGCCGCTGCGCAGGCCGACGACCACCCCGATCGCGATCGCGGCGAGTACGACGCCCACCGCGACGAGGATCAGCCATCCGTTGGCTAGTGCCATGTGCGCACCACCGTTCGCGCGGCCTCGGCACCCGCGGCCGGATCGATCGCGGGACCCTGACGGAAGATGCTGGGGTAGTAATGACGCCCCATGGCGTCGATCAGCGCCGGATGCACCCCGCGCGCGACGAGATCGTCGAGGGCGAGCACCGGGGCTTCGAGTCCGCTGTACTCGTTGACGAACGTGCGCACCACGCGGCTGAACTCGAGGTTCGCATTGCGGGCCGAGA
Protein-coding regions in this window:
- a CDS encoding vWA domain-containing protein, producing the protein MALANGWLILVAVGVVLAAIAIGVVVGLRSGARTEEHERARVARAERLRALPTFRQALNRRVLALSAVLLLGVVAALSAGVIAARPMSSQTIQPVNTSRDIMLCLDVSGSMSEVDVEVLSVFEDLLDDFEGERIGLTIFNSSPVQIFPLTDDYDFIRGHLQSIRESFDYTDQVPEHWVGTLNGNGASLIGDGLAACTMAFDHPDDERSRSIIFATDNEINGASIVTLDEAAAYADSIGVRVFALNPVAGKDDAVSAELAKAAEVTGGAAYGLRDTTTVSDIVTQVQEQEATELKGQAQVVWTDTPNLWIVVLLISMLSFLVVLWRVRL